ATATGAACTTGTCCTCTGTTTAACTTATCTACTACTTTTTGATTTACATCTACTCCAACAACTTGTTTTCCATTTAAAGCAAACATTGTTGCTGTAGGTAGACCAATGTATCCTAATCCTATAACACAGATTTTATCCATCATAAATCCTCTCCTAATATAATTACAATCTCCAATATAAGTAATTCATATCTTCTGCACTTTTTTTATCTAACATTCCTTTTACATCAATCAATACTGGCTTATGATTCCAATATAATTTTTTAATGTCTCCTAATGATATTTTTTGAAATTCATTGTGTGGTACCGCTATTACTACTGCATCCATATTTTTTATCTCATTTATCGGTTTAAGCTCTAATCCATATTCTTCAAATACTTCTTCTTTATCTGCTAATGGATCTACTACTGTAATGTCTATGCCATATTCTTTCAACTCATTTATTATATCTATTACTCTGGTATTCCTTACATCTGGACAATTCTCTTTAAATGTTATACCAAGTACCACTACTTTAGCATCTTTTATTTTTTTATCTGCTTTAATAAGGGTTTTTACTGTGTTTTCTGCTACATACTTTCCCATATTATCATTTATCTTTCTTCCTGATAATATTATTTGAGAATGATAGCCTAATTGTTCTGCTTTATATACAAAGTAATATGGATCTACTCCTATACAATGTCCTCCTACTAACCCTGGGGTAAAGTTTAAAAAGTTCCATTTAGTTCCCGCTGCTTCAAGTACTGCCTTTGTATCTATATTCATCATATTGAATATCTGAGATAACTCATTCATAAATGCAATATTTATATCTCTTTGTGAATTTTCTATGACCTTTGCTGCTTCTGCTACTTTTATACTCTCAGCTCTATGAACTCCTGCTTCAATTATTAACTCATAAACCTTTGCCACATCTTCTAATGTTTCATCGTCCATACCTGACACTATTTTTACTATTTTTTCTAAAGTGTTTACTTTATCTCCTGGATTTATTCTTTCTGGTGAATATCCAACTTTAAAGTCTTCTCCATATTTAAGTCCTGATTCTTTTTCTAATATAGGTACACATACTTCTTCTGTTACTCCAGGATATACAGTTGATTCAAATACCACTATAGAGCCTTTTGTAAGATTTCTTCCAACTGTTGTTGTTGCAGATACTACTGGATCTAAATTTGGTGTTTTATCTCCATTAATAGGTGTAGGTACTGCTACAATATGAAATTTAGCTTCTCTAATCTTAGATTCATCATTTGTTAATACAGCTGAAGTTTCTTTTATTGATTTATCTCCAACTTCACCCGTTACATCTATTCCATCATGATATTTCTTAATTTTATTCTTATTATGATCTATTCCTATTACATCAGTTCTTTTCGCAAATGCTATTGCTAATGGTAAGCCTACATAACCTAACCCTATTACTGAAATTTTTTCTTCTTTATTCTTTATCTTTTCATATAATTTCATTAAATTTTTCTCCTTTCATAATTTATACATCATTAATAGTTTTTGAAATAAATTCAGCTATCTCATCTGCTCCATTAGTATCAATTAATTTTTTGCAATTCTCTTTCATCTTTAAATTATTTGAAGGATTTAGTACATAATCAATATTTTCTGTTAAAGTTTGATCTGCCACTTCTTCTATAACTTTTGCTGCTCCTGCCATAGCTGCTTTTTTTGCTCTTGCTAATTGATCATCTGTTTTTGTATTTGTATTAGGTATAAATATGGAAGGCACACCAAAATACATTAATTCATGAAAAGTATTGTATCCAGTCGCTGAAATTGCCATATCAAATGCTTTAAAATATCTAGAATTTGGATAATCCCTTATAACTAATAATCTATCTTGGAATATATTTAGTCTCTTGCCAATAATTGATTCTCCCATAACAATATAAACATCTTCTTTTTGTTCTAATATTTTAAGTACTTTATTTATAGTAGAATTAATATCATCAATATTTCCTGCTCCTAATTGGACATATACAATTTTATATCCCTTTGGAATTTGTAATTTCTTTCTAACTTCTTCTTTAGATAATAATTCAGTTTTTTCAAGGTAAATAACTGGATTAAACTCATTTTCTTTTTTTATCATTCCAGCTTCTCCTGGTTTTAAAACATGATCAAAAAACTTTTCTTTATCATCTCTTATAGTCTCAAGGCCTTGTTTAGCACGCCCTCTTTTAATCCAAATTTTATTCAAATTTTGAGTTTCTGTCATTGTAGACACTAGACCAGCATAAGGATATGCCCCATCAAACACTAACATGGATGGTCTATGCATTTGAATAATTCTACTTAGTTGCTCTTCTAACAAACCATTCCATTGAGTAGCTGTAACATCTTCTGAAAATAACATTTTAGAAGGTAGATGATACCCTAAAAATCCTTCTTGAAGGATTAAGTGCATAGCAGAGCTAGTTGAGAAAAAAATTATTTCTCTATCTGGATCTATTTTTTTTATTCTTCTTGCAATAGCTAATAATCTAGTCAAGTGTCCTAATCCCGCTCCATTAGTAGGTGTAAATATTATACCTCCCCTACTTGACTCTATAGGTTTAATTACCTTTCTTACATCATTCAGTTCTATATACTCTAGTAAATTTTTCGATTCTTTTTTATATTTTCTATAAATACTTATTAAAGTTTTAGGTAGTTTAATAGCTTTTTTAGGTGATTTAATAGCAGATATTAACGCTTCACCTA
The sequence above is a segment of the Senegalia massiliensis genome. Coding sequences within it:
- a CDS encoding nucleotide sugar dehydrogenase, which translates into the protein MKLYEKIKNKEEKISVIGLGYVGLPLAIAFAKRTDVIGIDHNKNKIKKYHDGIDVTGEVGDKSIKETSAVLTNDESKIREAKFHIVAVPTPINGDKTPNLDPVVSATTTVGRNLTKGSIVVFESTVYPGVTEEVCVPILEKESGLKYGEDFKVGYSPERINPGDKVNTLEKIVKIVSGMDDETLEDVAKVYELIIEAGVHRAESIKVAEAAKVIENSQRDINIAFMNELSQIFNMMNIDTKAVLEAAGTKWNFLNFTPGLVGGHCIGVDPYYFVYKAEQLGYHSQIILSGRKINDNMGKYVAENTVKTLIKADKKIKDAKVVVLGITFKENCPDVRNTRVIDIINELKEYGIDITVVDPLADKEEVFEEYGLELKPINEIKNMDAVVIAVPHNEFQKISLGDIKKLYWNHKPVLIDVKGMLDKKSAEDMNYLYWRL
- a CDS encoding methyltransferase domain-containing protein produces the protein MNDDQITNRYYGKVDSEKTFQKTQYRIHWICKNVKGNKVIDIGSSQGIVSILLGREGFNVTGIDLEENKIKEAQEELSKESEIVKKNIRFINYDSTKLEQKFVDEKFDTAILGEVLEHFSHPEKLLKPIYNILNSKARLVLTVPFGYLRFHDHKQTFYIYTLIRELYPYFETISIEVRDKVIYYIGERREAYLDSIDKLDINKLLDWIKLGEEEFANIEKNLDKLNRDRKKLLDKRNEEIKNLKNYIQNIKNDDLSTSNESKKYIDEEYLMKEIIGLEQKLYKKQLELKVKNDILKNAYNKIKNLSSNTSTRYKLGEALISAIKSPKKAIKLPKTLISIYRKYKKESKNLLEYIELNDVRKVIKPIESSRGGIIFTPTNGAGLGHLTRLLAIARRIKKIDPDREIIFFSTSSAMHLILQEGFLGYHLPSKMLFSEDVTATQWNGLLEEQLSRIIQMHRPSMLVFDGAYPYAGLVSTMTETQNLNKIWIKRGRAKQGLETIRDDKEKFFDHVLKPGEAGMIKKENEFNPVIYLEKTELLSKEEVRKKLQIPKGYKIVYVQLGAGNIDDINSTINKVLKILEQKEDVYIVMGESIIGKRLNIFQDRLLVIRDYPNSRYFKAFDMAISATGYNTFHELMYFGVPSIFIPNTNTKTDDQLARAKKAAMAGAAKVIEEVADQTLTENIDYVLNPSNNLKMKENCKKLIDTNGADEIAEFISKTINDV